The Dioscorea cayenensis subsp. rotundata cultivar TDr96_F1 chromosome 18, TDr96_F1_v2_PseudoChromosome.rev07_lg8_w22 25.fasta, whole genome shotgun sequence genome includes the window tataaaaaaatattatttattatataaaatatttattataaatataaatctatatagttttcatgtaatatatgttatatatttacttatagattaatttggtgaacttgtgtattggGAAGTAATTAGGAAATATATACatgagtaatttagaaaaatcatttaaaaagcATATGAGTGTCTGGAGGTGTCCACGGTGTGTCCGAGTATCCATGTGTCCGACACAGAGACAACATGGGTATGTCAAGCTCCCTGGAGTGTCTGTGCTTCATAGAAACTAGTTCAAGGGTTGTCTATCAAgtaaaatataatgtatattgTGGATAAAGAGcagttttgtttgaatttcaTGGAAGATTCGGTTAAGCCATAATTTCTTTTATGGCGTTCATTGCCCATATttcttggaggtgatcaagcaTATGAACTTTTCAGTAATGGCAAACagcttatatatatgtgtatatatgcatctatttttcaatcatgcGAACTATGTTAAGTTATGAAGTTGGGACACAATTAGTCAATCCTGTCAGGTGTCTGCAATGCACTTGATCTGAATCTACAACCCTCACaacctttattttcttctatacCTTTAATTCCTTGACATGGATAGCTgcaattcttgtttttgttcACATCAGGAGAACTATGATCAGTTGGTCAAGTCACTGTCAGGGCATGATCACTCATGGACTGGTTTAACACTGAAGGTGCAATAACCATTCTTATCGGGTTTTGTATCTGTGAATCAATGTTGAAGCCAAACTGAATATTTTTGCCAAATGTAGCTCTGCAGTGCTCTAAAGACAGCAGATAAATTGGTGAGTTCGGCCAATGCAAACTCTAGCTTGCTACTAGAAAAGGTGGAAATGCTCGAGAGTATTATAAAGCGTGGTGACTCAGCTGTAGAAGCTGCAAAAGCCATCCCCAACATGCAAACGGGTAAGACGGAACTATCGAAGGAAACTGAATGGAAAATTGAGTgaattaatattgttgtttataAGATTTCATGTACTTCAACAGTATGCAAGCAGTTGTTCGTGCACACATTGTTTTTCAACTTGTTAAGGTAATGATTTTTATTCTGTTTTTTACAGGAAATTCCTTGACTTCTTTGTGATGACGGATAGCTATCTGAAATCtttaataagtttgtttctCTCATTATATTAAGTCATAATTAATCATTGGTTGATTTTGAAGTCAAGATTTGAATTAGTCATATTGTTCTTATGCTAAGTTTTGACCCAAGAAAAACAGAAGTTTTCGTCTGTAATGCTTCTTcagtttttctcttttatatgGCTTATTTTCTCCGTTGTTCTTGTAAAGGTCCACTTGTGTATTTTCTAGAATTTCATATATTATTCAATATTAgaattaaaaatagtaattttttaaatgatagaagcagttttgaaaaaaaaaaaaacattaaataactgATTTCGGATGGAATGTTATTACGTACTACAATATTCTTTATCCATCAACATGGAGAAATATTTGCAGATTTTAAAGAattacatgcaattttttttttttttgaataatagacgacaaacgccctttttatatgaatataaacagtaccaaacagtattggaacccggatgtacaatATGTatagtatgagaatagtataaaaatcccgggtgaacagtgtATAACCAGTATAGTGAATAGTACTGtcgggggagggatttgaatcCATAATCTCCTCCTTATACTTTGGTATCATTACATGCAATTTTGAggatgttataatttttttgtttttttgttttttttttgggcaaaagcagaacatttgaattttatgaaaaaataggtagaaataaattttttatacttgTAAAAGTGGACAAGATAgccaaaatataattataatgacGTGTGTTACAAAAGAGTTTTGAGTCACGCAAAACCATTAGAGAAGATTAGGTAATCTTATTGTGATAGAAGAGGAAGTGGAGAAACATGACAAGGCTCTCAAGAAATGACTGTAAGAGATCTTCTATCTTGGTATGTGATTAGAAAAGatgcaaacaaaaatcaaaattgtaTTTCTCAGTTATATTAGAATGAAGACAGACAATTTTCCTgaactatattttcatatattaatcATAAACCTTACATAGaacgaatggaggatgagagcCTCAAAGCCATTCTTAGATTCTccaaattatttatctttttaattttgaaaaattgagtCTTCCTAGTTCTACCTAAGATACAAAGCAATCCACAAATTATATTCAGAATAACAAGCCCAATCTGAATAACAGCAAAAATTTCAGTCCTAGTTGTTGGGAACAACATTGGGAACAATAGCAGGAGGAGCTACTCCACCAGTTGTTGGTCTgcagaacaaaaaaaaatatatttagatcTATTCATTTGCAGaaataatacaacaaaacaaaagcttttttttttttttttataaataaaaataaagtaaaaaactTACAATCCAACAAAGACTTTGAAAGAATCATAGATCCCCCATTGAAGTCCAGTTAATGTGCCCACCATAACAATCCGAAGAGGAAGACCTCTTGTGCATAGTCCCCACAAACCCATATTTTTCACCGCCTAcacattttatcaaatatatatatatatatagatatatgctTTTAGCCtatgaatttattaattaaaaaaaaaataaacttggaAAAAATTCAcctcaaatattaatatattacaatatattataaataaagctTTGATAGCTTAGCAATTAATGGTGGAAGATGCTTACATCATTGACAGTAGCTCCCTTGGCATTATTGAGGAAAGAGACAAGGTTGTCAGCGGGGTGAGAAATAACAGCACATAGTATACCAGCAAGGTAGCCACCTGCAAAGCTGACACTGAGCTGAAATGGCTTGCTGCACTCTTCCTTTGGTGTAGGAATTGCATGCTTATACAGTAACTCTACTATGTTCTCAAATGATGCAAATTTCATCATTGTATCTGCATGTAAGATATTAACATTAACATTTACATTCACATTCATTGCAATTCAAGAAAGTAGGAAGAATATGAGAAAGAAAGTGACTTACAAGGGATCTGGCGTCCCCAAAGTGGAACTAATCCTTTGTACAATCTGTGAGTTCAGAAAACAGCATCAACAGATCTAGACTTCAAGTTTCCAATGTATAAGTTTGGATTTCTAATTGTATTAGCCTAAGCTATCTTTTGAGTTAAATTGGACATTGGTAGAGCATTAGAGCATGTAATAACCTAATTAATATCggttaattcaaaaaaatatggatttgaaGATACAAATTTGGGGTTTTTATCTTATGAACTTAAGATTTTGGGTTGAATCAAGCATTGAAAGGATGTATTTGAGTATCTAAAAGTCTAACACCGACTAATTTAGAAAAgcttaatatataaatttaggtTTTCATTTTATCTTTAGTTTTTGGTTTGAATTGAACTCATATAATATGTATGGTAGTTTGCAACTAAAACTTAAacctttaaaaaatataataaaaaaataaaaagcaaataaagcAATAGTTTAAAAGTGGGAGGAAAAACTAAATACATATGCCAACGATCTCTTGATCTATTAGAACCGGAGTCTTTACTGTAGGATCTTGTGTCATTGCTGAGGAGGCTGATTCGAACCTTATAACTCACATAAGGTAAGGGTATAAGTGTATTATGATATTAACTACACAAGTATGTACACCAATAACCTAGATTATTTATCTTtcattaacattaaaaaaaggggaGGAGGGGAGGGGACAAATACATACCCTGAAACACCTTCAGTTCTGAGAAGCTTTGGCAAGCCATCACTCAAACCTTTAGCAAAACCAGGTTGAGTCTGGACTCTGACTTTGACAGCCTCCATTGGACAGAGTGCAACATCAGCAATGGCCTCAGAGGAAAAAGAACCAGCAAGATAAATCAAAGTCTTATATTTTGCTGCATTCTCAGGTCCAACAATGTCAGAGTAGTACTTTTTAAAGTACTCATAGAAACCATATTTGAATGCCCCTTGAGCACTATACCCTATCAAGGTTGGTGCCCATCCTTTGAAGAAACCTCTCAAACCTTGTTCTTGCAAAACAACTTTGTATCCTGATGAGAAACTCTTGTATTTCACTGGATCAatctaaacaaaattaatgtaataaatGTCAGTGTTTGTGATGTTTGGAGAATTTTTGTAATAGCTatgagaatgaaaatgaaatttatGGTAGAGTTGGTATTTTCAGGTATCCAGGGTTTGGATTTTTGGCTtattcatatttgaaaaaaaaagaaagttagatttttattttcacattGAGGAATGGAATTTTTAAGTCATCATCAATATAACGCTACtttaagaaatataagaaatgCAAATTTCATGCATATCAAATGATTAACATATGAAATTTGGCAccaaaaaatgaattgaaaccATAGCGATAAAAAGGCTAGAAGAGAGTTTAACTTTCTTAATTTCtagatttaattttataattttttttttgtaattacatatggtttttaaaatatttgttttaattgttaaaaatatcatatgatatatattaggCTAAAAAATGTTCAACTCATATAGGGGAGACTGAGAAAGAAGGGAGAAACGCAAAAGAAAAGGAGGGTTTGTTTTAACAATAAAAGCTTGTACAGATCTCAAGATTGACCAAAGGAGAAAAGTAGAAGGAAGACATAGAAACGGACattttataaagatttttttaaatatattaaaagtaaagagtttttttttaaagttaaattattaaaaaaaaaactatacgAATAAGAATATAGATCAAATTAAAGGAACATAGACAAAACATGAGTATAAATATCAAGAACAATATTCTATTACTACTTAAGCtgaaattgatcaaagtttTATGGAGGACtcgtaatttataaaaaaaaactcaaaattatgCATACTAtttgtgaaatatttatttttatatacaactttaaaattaaaatttttacatatttacTTTGATTAACTACAAATCTGTACTTAATTTTTTCATGTCAtattcatataataaataagGGCTTACACGAATAAATCACGAATAAATCCAATGTGACGGGAGAGGCACATACGTAAGGGTCTCATTTttatgggtttatatatatatatatatatattgaaaaaaagtgGAGGATTGTTATATGAAAATAGAAAATCTGTAAGGGTGGAAAAAATGTAatcttcatatttatatatataaaaagaaaaaaatcttacttataattttatatttaattaatttttaagaatttttttacaaaaaccaCAACAAGCATAACCTCACTCTACAGTTATCAAAGAACAGATAGATCTACATCAGGTAGGGTGGTGGTTTCTAAATAAGTTCACcctgtaaaataaataaataaataaataaataaataaataaaataaaacacttgCTGACCTGCATGTTGCACTTGATAATATCAAGAGGAGTGACAGCGGTGTGCGTGATTCCGCAGCTGGCAGCACCTCCAACAGCAGATGCAGCATAGAACATGGGCGAGAACATCTCTATCTTCTTCCCAGATGAATACGGCTCACTCGGCGCCCCAATCACAATTGATCCACTTCTCCCCCAGctcttattattatcatcatccatCTTTTCAACTCCAAAGTTTGATGGCGAGTAGAGAAAGATGGGAAGCAGCGCACGCCGAGACATCTCAGAGACCTGCATGGCTACTAATTGAAGTTGAAGATGGCTGGCTCCGAGATGGTTTGCACAAATGGCCGGATGCAGGCTTAAGTGTTTAATTTGATGGAATGCATAAATGAAGATATTTGTATGTGTTGGGTGtgaatatacatattatatatatgtatgtatggaaATGGTTTTTGAGAAAGAGAATGAGTCAAATTAAGTTGGTTTTATTTCTTGGAACTCTCGTGCCCGGCAAGTAATTCATGATTTAAAGAACATGTGGAAATTAAGAAGTTCTTTGACCAATGGGTTTGAGTTTTCTCTGCAAGGGATTCATGATTTAGAGAATGTGTGGTAAGAAGGAAGTTTGATCATTGAGTTGAAATTTCTGGTCAAAAGATGACCAAGATTAgaataacttatttattttattttattctttatatttatatcctAAAGGCTGTATATTGTTGCatgatcattttttatttttatttattttatattttttggtaaGATGGATCGATATGGCGCTCATCTCAACTAATGTTGTGAGAGAAGTAACATGATAAGGAAAAGAGTCACTATGTTTTTAATGTGAAAATGATTATGATTTcattagtttttgatttttgaagttGTCATGgataaatttatgtatatatatacacaaacctCCAAACTCTAGTggtctcttttgtttttctcataTAGTCgctgattttttatttgtagaagtttaaatttttttttatttgtttcaatccTACTAGATAAGTGaggtattttgttttttttttttgtttgaccCATTTCATGGTCTTCATCATTAATGGATCATGCCGTACATTGAGATATTGTACCAATTAACTTATCTCACTGTaaaggtattttttttaataaaatagtaatttatatattttattttttaaaaattgtcattaacatttacatatatatatatatatatatttttttaattctctattGGTCTTTTTGAAGCCGTCCCATGTTTTAAATCTAGCGTTGACAAGACCAggagagaaaacaaaggaattCTTGTGTTCATAAGTGGAAGAAGATAGCAATTTCCAAGCAAGAGAACAGGAATAAAATGAGATGATGGAAGCAATGACATTGTGtttatttagtaattaaaaatggTTATGTTTGGATGGGTGTAATGAATCTAATGATTCCCCTCAATGGGGGACCCTTAGATATAGTGATGGATACCCCTCAAAATTACATTTATGCCCCTCTCCtcttttttaatagtttttatctatttttattattttttattttcatctcctcatattatataaatattttataataaaatatattaaaaaaatatctaatatattatatattatataatttacataGCTAATTAATAACGATTatataaagtaaatattaaagtaaaatatttaataatttaattatagaaattaaaataaaaatcatacttgaatattttacaattaaaaaattatttatttaatacatattaattaaatagtgaattattaaattaagataatatttttaatatttaattatattaattaaaaataataatgatatttaaaatagtttataaataaaaatatagtaattataaaaaccaTTATACATaactcactattttttttatacacatATCAGTGTAaagggtataaaagtaattttatcatatttctttTCCTCACTTTTTCTATTCTTAATAACTTATCCCTCCAGCcaaaccaaacacagttttcattATCATTCCTTATCACTTTATTTTCATTGCCAACTCATTACCCCCATTCCTATTATGCGAACCAAACGCGCACTTTTACTCATCAAGAGCTTTCACTATCCCCCTTGCATGCTCCCGTGTGTCAATCTCCTCAACAGGGACCACATCTAAAAAGATCATTTCAAATAGGGACGGAATCTAGAAGTACCATTTGTGGGATCAAAAATACGcatctggcatcatgaaaaagacaccagacaatatatcgaagcacaaatatcatatttgttttgtgtgggttctttcattcctaataggggcaagcccctattattaattaccccagattagaaatcttaggaacctccgattaagggcaaaaatacaagaaaaagcaaaaagatttgcgaatttattatataaacatatttatttcatcacttatatatatatatatattttatcactGCCGCCGCCTGTGCCTTGTCATTGCATTGCCTGCCTTGTTGCCatttttgagatatatatctcattgctgccttacaattttttttagatcacTGTCTcaaaatga containing:
- the LOC120282660 gene encoding mitochondrial phosphate carrier protein 2, mitochondrial-like, with protein sequence MQVSEMSRRALLPIFLYSPSNFGVEKMDDDNNKSWGRSGSIVIGAPSEPYSSGKKIEMFSPMFYAASAVGGAASCGITHTAVTPLDIIKCNMQIDPVKYKSFSSGYKVVLQEQGLRGFFKGWAPTLIGYSAQGAFKYGFYEYFKKYYSDIVGPENAAKYKTLIYLAGSFSSEAIADVALCPMEAVKVRVQTQPGFAKGLSDGLPKLLRTEGVSGLYKGLVPLWGRQIPYTMMKFASFENIVELLYKHAIPTPKEECSKPFQLSVSFAGGYLAGILCAVISHPADNLVSFLNNAKGATVNDAVKNMGLWGLCTRGLPLRIVMVGTLTGLQWGIYDSFKVFVGLPTTGGVAPPAIVPNVVPNN
- the LOC120282661 gene encoding uncharacterized protein LOC120282661 isoform X1 encodes the protein MRGVGGPLLCIGDLLSDVAADDSGDSGSQEGSPPSSPTVASGNPVHPSHLHQLFEENYDQLVKSLSGHDHSWTGLTLKLCSALKTADKLVSSANANSSLLLEKVEMLESIIKRGDSAVEAAKAIPNMQTVCKQLFVHTLFFNLLR
- the LOC120282661 gene encoding uncharacterized protein LOC120282661 isoform X3, translated to MRGVGGPLLCIGDLLSDVAADDSGDSGSQEGSPPSSPTVASGNPVHPSHLHQLFEENYDQLVKSLSGHDHSWTGLTLKLCSALKTADKLVSSANANSSLLLEKVEMLESIIKRGDSAVEAAKAIPNMQTGNSLTSL
- the LOC120282661 gene encoding uncharacterized protein LOC120282661 isoform X2, yielding MRGVGGPLLCIGDLLSDVAADDSGDSGSQEGSPPSSPTVASGNPVHPSHLHQLFEENYDQLVKSLSGHDHSWTGLTLKLCSALKTADKLVSSANANSSLLLEKVEMLESIIKRGDSAVEAAKAIPNMQTGKTELSKETEWKIE